The Glycine soja cultivar W05 chromosome 8, ASM419377v2, whole genome shotgun sequence genome has a window encoding:
- the LOC114422214 gene encoding cytochrome b-c1 complex subunit 6-like, with the protein MADEEPVDQKRYLEESCKPKCVKPLLEYQACIKRIHGDESGQKHCTGQYFDYWSCIDKCVAPKLFTKLK; encoded by the exons AT GGCCGACGAGGAACCTGTTGATCAGAAGAGATATCTTGAAGAGTCTTGCAAACCAAAATGTGTAAAACCATTACTAGAATACCAG GCGTGCATTAAAAGGATACATGGTGATGAATCTGGGCAGAAACACTGCACTGgacaatattttgattattgGTCTTGTATTGACAAATGT GTTGCACCGAAGCTATTCACCAAACTGAAGTAA
- the LOC114424350 gene encoding vacuolar iron transporter homolog 4-like, which yields MANNNIQPCHDDLDPREANNPSKMLNLDVEGQREGFDYAKRAQWLRAAVLGANDGLLSTASLMMGVGAVRKDVKSMMLTGVAGLVAGACSMAIGEFVSVYSQYDIELAQMKREGNMDEKKDKLPNPYYAAFASALAFAIGAGVPLLGAAFVNSYKARLGVVAAVVTLALIVFGDLGAFLGKAPRVKSTLRVLIGGWLAMAITFGLTKLVDHLGLGVA from the coding sequence ATGGCAAACAACAATATTCAACCATGCCATGACGACCTTGATCCTAGAGAAGCCAACAACCCTTCAAAGATGTTAAACTTGGACGTGGAAGGACAGAGAGAGGGTTTTGACTATGCAAAGAGGGCACAGTGGCTTAGAGCTGCTGTTTTGGGTGCCAATGATGGTTTGCTCTCAACAGCATCCCTCATgatgggagttggagctgtgaGGAAAGATGTTAAGAGTATGATGCTGACTGGGGTTGCAGGGCTGGTGGCTGGAGCATGCAGCATGGCCATTGGAGAGTTTGTTTCTGTATACTCACAGTATGATATTGAGTTGGCTCAGATGAAAAGAGAGGGAAACATGGATGAGAAGAAGGATAAGTTGCCGAACCCCTATTATGCTGCTTTTGCCTCTGCCCTTGCGTTTGCTATTGGGGCAGGGGTGCCACTACTTGGTGCTGCCTTTGTCAATAGCTATAAGGCAAGGTTAGGGGTGGTGGCGGCTGTTGTCACCCTTGCTTTGATCGTCTTTGGAGATTTGGGGGCCTTTTTAGGGAAAGCACCCAGGGTTAAGTCCACTCTCAGGGTTTTGATTGGGGGGTGGTTGGCCATGGCTATTACTTTTGGTTTAACAAAGCTTGTAGATCATCTTGGACTTGGAGTAGCTTga